Below is a window of Phoenix dactylifera cultivar Barhee BC4 chromosome 7, palm_55x_up_171113_PBpolish2nd_filt_p, whole genome shotgun sequence DNA.
aggaggagggccgACGTGGCTCAACAGCGCAATTCTCCGGCAGCACGTTCACCACTACGTGGACGGGAGCTTCCTCCACCTCCAATCCACCTCCGACTCGTCGGCGTCGCCAGCGGGCGGCGCCGCAGCCTCCGGCGGCGGTGGGGGGCAGTTTCTTTCGCGGACGGCGATCCTGCAGCGGAGCGGGAGCGATGAAGAGGTGCCGGTGTCCAGTGACTCCATGATCGCCGCGGCGATCTCCTCCGACGCAGGGGGGAGTGGCCAGCAGGTCCACGGTGGAGGGGAGCTGGGGGAAGGGGAGGCGGGCTTGCAGGGGCCGGCAGGCGGCGGAGGAGGCCGGGCGGGGGAGCAGGTAGAAGAGGGCTCGTGGCAGAACGCGAGGTACAAGGCGGAGATACTGGCGCATCCGCTGTACGAGCAGCTGCTGTCGGCACACGTGGCGTGCCTCCGGATCGCGACGCCGGTGGACCAGCTGCCGCGGATCGACGGTCAGCTGGGCCAATCTCAGCGCGTGGTGGCCAAGTACTCGGTGCTTGGTCACGGCAACCAGATGCTCGGAGACAACAAGGAGCTCGATCAGTTCATGGTaatttccttttgttttcttttcttttcttcgcgtcttctttgctttctaatCTATCCTTCTTCGTTTCCTTCTCCATCCATCTTTCTTGATGTCTATCTGAACAGATTTACATGTTTCTGTCCGCCAACTCTTTAAAAATGGttattttgttgttttcttggtgcaaagagatttgggattGAGAAAACAGTTAGAAAGATCTGCCTTTTAGTCGTCAGAACTCAGAAGCAtttaaggaagaaagaaaatatagattTTCGAATGCAAGCACTTTGGGAACGCTAAATTCTAGGAAAgcattattattgttgttgttaaaCCTTTGGATCTTATCACAACGGGATATTAGAAATACCGTATTTTGAGCTATCTGTTCTGAGGAATTTTTCGCTGGTTATATATTCTGGATAGTCTTGCTCAAGGAAAACATTTTCTCAGCTCTCTGTTAGAGATATGACTCTTCTGTTTAGTCTAGTCTTCTAAATTTGCTCGATGTTAATACATCATGCATGTATCACGCATGGCATATAAGGAAATGCTAAGTGGCCATGTTTTTTCAGCCATGCCAACTTTCCTTGCCTCTTCATTCTCATCTTCTGCTTATCTATCCACCCTGTGATTCTTCTTGACTGCTCGTGAGCAATGTGGAACCCAATACTATGGACCAATCTCAGTCGTGTGTTCAACATAGCAATGAGGTCTGGCTGGACAAGGCATGACCATGGAGTAAATATTGGAGTATTAAATGTTTGCTTGTCATTTATTCTTATATCAAGGAAACTGATTTTACAAAGGATAGCTTTTAATTTGGTGACTACATAACGAATGCTGAAGGTTTCATATGTCGGAAATGGGAGCAAAGTCACCAAAAACAGCACACTTTTCTTTCATCGCAACTGCAAGTTTACAACTAAGGGCTGGTGTCGTCATAGGTCTTCTGATTcaagttccttttcttttataattTCATATATTATGGAGAAATATGCTAAGAAACAACTAAATTGAACTTACTTAGAGTTTTGGGTGAGCTAGCAAAGAAAGTCAGCAGTTAACCAGAAAGCAATTTAGGTACTCTAATCAAGCCGCAAGTTTGAGTAAGGCTGGTCATGGCAAGCAGGCCATGGAGAAAGGAAAGAATTAGTTGTCCAACGCTATGTTAACAAATATGTGAAAAGTTTTATTATTCGTTACACTTGAACACGTTCCTTATCAATAGGTTTTGGAGAAAGGAGAAAAATGAGCAATGATTGCTCGACGATCTTCACGAGACTAGACTTGGTGAATCATTCTGAAGAGACTACTGAAATAAATGCTATGAAATTTTGATTCCAACTAATGTCAACCTATTTAACAATCTAAACTCTATATCCTTTTTGGACCTTTCCTTGAATCCGGAGTTGAACAAATCTTTTACTTGCGAAACTACATCTACAATTTTACTTCTAATGAAGTGACACCATTATGGATGGTTTAAGTGTGTTGTTTAGCACCTTTCCCTTTATTTTCATCCCTCTATACCTCTTGATACAATGCATTCTTTCAATTAGGAAAGAGCTCTGCCGTATTAGGCAGAAAATCAATTCACTTATCGTATTAAGTAGTTTATCTCTTTACATATTGCATGTATACTAGGTTGGAAATCCCAACCATGAAGACCAAGAAATGTTAGTCATCTCTAAATATAAATTTGTATAGTTTAGGATCATAAGAATTGACTGTAATAATATTCTTCTTCTTGTAAATCGAAAGTGTATGGATTTCGtttgttaattttatttatttttgctaCTCCAATTTCCCTTGATTATTTGCAAGGATGTTGACGTTCGGTCATTGTTGACCATCCCCCATTGACTTGTGCCTTAAGGGTTCTCCTGCTGTTGTATTGCTTTACATGGATGACATTATTTGCATCTAATAATGATTACAATGCCAATAGTATTCTTAGGACCTTTGTCCCTGAATCTTGTAGAAGATCTTGTAGCACTCGAATATCTGAGAGGCAGAGGTTTTTCACTTCAGTTCTGAAATGTGCAATTTAATACACTTCAGACACTTATTTTAGTACTCGACCAGTTCTGCATGCTGCCCTTCCTGCTAACATTACATTGGTTGTGTTATTCCATGTTCCCATTATTTTTGCAGAAATTCTGCAATTTGTCCATATTCTCGGATAGTATTACGGTAACTTAACACACTTTATCCTACTGCTGGATCATGGTTTCTCTGCTATCTTAAAGGCTCGGTAAGACAAGACTTGTCCTCTCCTTCCCATAATCCTTTTGAAATAAAGAAATCTATAATGCTAAGTAAGATAGATATTGCTCGATCAGTTCAGTGATGGTATATTGTATGATTTGGTTAActtcattattttttgaaaaccatagtCATAAGATAATTGCTCATGGTGTGGCAAAGGTGTAGTCACAAACCATGGTATTTGTGTGTTATGAGCTTATATATCCTTTTACTTGCTGCATGATTTAAGTGTTTGACACACTCTTCTTGTCCTGCTTTCTATTGTCGATGAAGGTGCTTATTGCATCGCCAGCAATCATGACTCCTGTAATTGTACTATAGATGTTGTGCTTAATTGTCCCATGCCTCCTGTACCATGCTTCTTACCAAATGAACGGTCCAATGAAAGAATTATCAACAAGTTTCCTATGGCCAGAGGAAGGGGAGTATATATTAGCAATACATTATTGTAATGGACGAAGGAACACAAAGGCCTCATGCATATGGGGGAACGGTCTCTTAATTTGGTTTATAACAGAACATAAAACATAGCTTTTGAGGACTTTAGACTCCCTAACTGCCAAGATAAAATCATTGAGAACCAACTTGATgtttttgaagaattttgtgatTGTCGAACAATAACTTTAGCTTTATTGATCTTAGGGATGTGATTTGGTCACATGGTGTTCACCTAAGCCAACTTGTAAAGCTTGTACCTGATTTAATTTGGTTTTAAAGATCCAGGCTTAGGACCTATCCCACAAATTCAATATGGCGAGCGCTGCCCATTCACTCCTAAGAGTGCTTTCTCACGCCCAAGTCCAACCTATCTTTTTTCAAGTCATATGCTTGGGTTGGACTGACTCACTTAGGTTAATGCAACATAGTAATGACTGCATATCAAATAGTTAACTTGCACAGAAATGTCAGATATGTCACTGTATGTTTACATTTATTTTAATgctatgttttttttaattgggagGGAGGTACAGAAGGACCACCTgtatttattaaaaagaaagaagaaagtatgAAGTTCTCATGCTCTAGGAGCAGAAGAAAGTCAGAAAAAGGgagggaaaaggaagaggaaaagaaaaagtccAAGAGAGCCCAACAAGTCCAAATAGTACAACAACCCAGCCCTACAAGCTACATATCAGTTCAAAACTCAAAAACCAAATGAAGACATGAAACTGGTGTCGAAAATATAAATCATAGTTAGGAGGGTCTCCTGTTTTCTCATTTATGAACTAAACTATTTGTTTCACCATAGCAACTCCACATGCTTATGTGTCCAAATTTACACATTTTGATTTAGTTGATTGGCATAGGCATGCGTGCTATGGCTCTCAATCTATTGGTGATGTAACTATGCATGATGTTTGTTCTGACATTTTTCAAAGGTTAATGAATTGTGCGATGGTGAACCAAATCCAATGTTGGAAAATATAAGTTGAAAATCTCTCTCTATATCTATCTCACTGTCTTGAACCTGAGCTCTGTTCTTAAAGAAACAAGCAACTGAGCACGTGCAATGCATGGTTAAGGGGAaaaggaaaatttaaaatttaaaatttaaaatttcattATATACAAAATatagtatttatattttaaataaaaatatcagaTTACATAAAATGGATTGCTGAGGGAGGGAAACttaaaaggaaaacattacTAGATGGAGATGGAAGATTCCAAATTGAATAATTATATCGATCTGTAAattttaaattgaaatattttaatcGATTTAGAATAGGTTAATTAGTTTGTGATCAGAAAGATGAGCGAATCAAGTAATCAAAATATGAAAAAAGgtagaggaaaaagaaactagtGTGCCACCATgtttatttttggaaaaaaaagaaggcattTATTGACTGAACAGATTTCCATTTTTGCTAAGATTTGCTGAAGAGCAAcagatatttttgaaaaagttcAAGGGCATTCTTGTTTGGAAAATTGACATATGGAATCTACAGAGAATATTGCTGAAACTCAAAGCTGTCATGCTTTAATAAAGAATTGTAATACTTTCTAGGATTCTTCTCTTAAATCTGTTGTCTCAGAACATTCATGAGTGTACTAATATATGATTCTTGCTTTTGGTTAGACACACTATGTCTTGCTACTATGTTCCTTCAAAGAACAACTACAACAGCATGTGCGTGTTCATGCAATGGAAGCAGTTATGGCTTGCTGGGAGCTTGAACAGTCCCTACAAAGCCTCACAGGtgacttttatattttattttttgaaaatggATAAGCACACATGCAGtagaagttaaaaaaaaaatctaaaatataaTATGGATTCAATTGTTGCATGCAATACATATGCTGATCACAGGTTGATATGAGTCGCTAATTGTACATACCATGCCATGTTGATCATGTGTTTGGGGCCTCATTTCAAAGTATGTGCTTTGGTGCTGCTTTGTGCTAGTCCATGCCAGTAGACATTGATCAGCATGCATGGAACAGCAGCATAGACCATTGTTTCATGGCCATAACCAGCAAAAAGTGACTCACACACTATACTTGCATGCTGGTGTATGTCAACTCataaatcattgaaaaattattatatattgAGGAGGAATTATTATTTACACTTCtatgaatattttcttttatgacAAATTCAAAGTGGCTCTATGGTTATGCTAGAGCTTTCCACAATTGAACTGTACATGGATGCAACATGGTAGATCCAGTGTAACAACTTCATCCTGGCTGCCGATATTATAACATGACTTTAAATAGTAGATATCTGAGACTTATCTTGCCTTTTAAATCCAATGTTGTTGTCATCACATTTAAAGCACTAGACTGAAAGGTTTCGCTTCATGAGTAGCTCAAAGATGTAGTAGATATTAGTTGCTTCATTGATTGAGAACATGACCTTATATTTAGTATGTAataagttaattaattaaagtgTATATGTAGCTGGCATTTTATGGATAATTTATGACTCGAAAGATGTGCAGATGCACCTAGGATGAACTGAAGGATAATTACAAAAATGCCCTTCATGGGTTGTAATTTGCAGTATGCTTGTGGCCCCATTTTTCAAAAAACAAAGATTTCACAAAACTTATATTAAGTCTAAATAATTAGATCTTGCTGTCATACTGTACTATTTTTATTGCGAATCTTACTTCCTAGCTGATTAACACATCTATCATTTATGTACTGAATATGTTGTTCTTCTTCAATTATCATATTAAATTATCTAATTTCTTAGTCTCA
It encodes the following:
- the LOC103706455 gene encoding homeobox protein knotted-1-like 13 isoform X2 produces the protein MAFPNHLSHEMGLPQYSEKHLGEGPAVLRTMNQHGGQPSSSSSDAKDGKDLHRLIAEAAGKPSLAAGGGGGGGPTWLNSAILRQHVHHYVDGSFLHLQSTSDSSASPAGGAAASGGGGGQFLSRTAILQRSGSDEEVPVSSDSMIAAAISSDAGGSGQQVHGGGELGEGEAGLQGPAGGGGGRAGEQVEEGSWQNARYKAEILAHPLYEQLLSAHVACLRIATPVDQLPRIDGQLGQSQRVVAKYSVLGHGNQMLGDNKELDQFMTHYVLLLCSFKEQLQQHVRVHAMEAVMACWELEQSLQSLTGVSPGEGIGATMSDDDDDQADSETNLFDGSLDGPDSMGFGPLVPTETERSLMERVRQELKHELKQGYKEKIVDIREEILRKRRAGKLPGDTTSVLKAWWQAHSKWPYPTEDDKARLVEETGLQLKQINNWFINQRKRNWHSNPSSSSALKSKRKR
- the LOC103706455 gene encoding homeobox protein knotted-1-like 13 isoform X1 — encoded protein: MAFPNHLSHEMGLPQYSEKHLGEGPAVLRTMNQHGGQPSSSSSDAKDGKDLHRLIAEAAGKPSLAAGGGGGGGPTWLNSAILRQHVHHYVDGSFLHLQSTSDSSASPAGGAAASGGGGGQFLSRTAILQRSGSDEEVPVSSDSMIAAAISSDAGGSGQQVHGGGELGEGEAGLQGPAGGGGGRAGEQVEEGSWQNARYKAEILAHPLYEQLLSAHVACLRIATPVDQLPRIDGQLGQSQRVVAKYSVLGHGNQMLGDNKELDQFMTHYVLLLCSFKEQLQQHVRVHAMEAVMACWELEQSLQSLTGVSPGEGIGATMSDDDDDQADSETNLFDGSLDGPDSMGFGPLVPTETERSLMERVRQELKHELKQGYKEKIVDIREEILRKRRAGKLPGDTTSVLKAWWQAHSKWPYPTEDDKARLVEETGLQLKQINNWFINQRKRNWHSNPSSSSALKSDDTAKMTG